The Kordia sp. SMS9 genome window below encodes:
- a CDS encoding helix-turn-helix domain-containing protein — MNFRHYSSFFFFLIFVGNIIAQEKDSLATLTYQTLKNRYQEFAYSNPKIAKTYADALLKKAATEQNLQEKYAAFLLKSSSESYFGNMNASLRYIDSTIVYSKNTKNDLLYIKALSQKGKTYFTFGKYNNAITYYLQLDSLARKTKNVRYQIYSNHSIGSIKNIMGDHKGATELFLKNKEIISPIIEEKKYHTLYLNTLIGLSSAYTYFDVDAAADYLPELKKVSAEQNDTDALSYYFTLQGIVDYKRKDYEKALAVLAQADSLVSSLGTKRNLYPVYRFRGKTYYEKKMFPEAIVAFEAIKTLQQEIEFDDFQFREVLSLLANSYEQIDSTDKALENYRLAHNFSYTDTIQKAIRYTILKEYDKKTLESKIDTLKIKSTQKERQNTSLWIASAGLLTAFVILFWFYKKQQRDNQQKFDEVLQKLATEASPTKTIETSGKYQISDEKITKILEGLEKFEKSETFLQQNTSLVTVAKKLNTNTTYLSQIVNEQKGVSFKNYITKLRINYVLHRLKNDKVLRSYSIKAIAKELGFKSEGAFSRAFKKQTGIYPSFFIKNLTSIL; from the coding sequence ATGAATTTTCGTCACTATTCTTCTTTTTTCTTTTTTTTAATTTTTGTGGGAAACATCATTGCACAGGAAAAAGATTCGCTGGCAACCTTAACCTATCAAACCCTTAAAAATCGCTATCAAGAATTTGCCTATTCCAATCCTAAAATTGCCAAAACGTATGCAGATGCATTGCTAAAAAAAGCGGCAACCGAGCAAAATCTTCAAGAAAAATACGCAGCCTTTTTGTTAAAATCATCTTCCGAAAGCTATTTTGGTAATATGAATGCGTCCTTACGCTATATTGATTCTACAATTGTATATTCCAAAAACACAAAAAACGATCTGTTATACATCAAAGCGTTGAGTCAAAAAGGAAAAACCTATTTCACCTTTGGAAAATACAATAACGCAATTACCTATTACTTACAATTAGATTCTTTAGCGCGAAAAACGAAAAATGTACGGTATCAAATTTACTCCAATCACAGTATTGGTTCTATCAAAAATATCATGGGCGATCATAAAGGTGCCACAGAATTATTTTTAAAAAACAAAGAGATCATTTCGCCCATTATAGAAGAAAAAAAATACCACACACTGTACTTAAATACATTGATCGGACTCAGTTCTGCCTACACCTATTTTGATGTGGACGCTGCCGCAGATTATTTGCCTGAACTTAAAAAAGTGAGTGCTGAACAAAACGACACAGACGCATTAAGTTATTACTTCACCTTGCAAGGAATTGTAGATTACAAGCGCAAAGACTATGAAAAAGCACTAGCGGTTTTGGCGCAAGCAGACAGTTTGGTGTCTTCATTAGGCACAAAAAGAAATTTGTATCCTGTATATCGCTTTCGCGGGAAAACCTACTACGAAAAAAAGATGTTTCCAGAAGCTATTGTTGCTTTTGAAGCGATCAAAACATTGCAACAAGAAATTGAATTTGATGATTTTCAATTTAGAGAAGTACTTTCTTTGTTAGCTAATAGTTACGAACAGATTGACAGCACGGACAAAGCCTTGGAAAATTACCGTTTGGCACACAATTTTTCATACACAGATACCATTCAAAAAGCCATTCGATATACAATTTTAAAAGAATATGACAAGAAAACACTGGAAAGTAAGATTGATACCTTAAAGATAAAATCGACTCAAAAAGAACGACAAAATACTTCGCTGTGGATTGCTTCTGCCGGATTGCTAACAGCGTTTGTCATTTTATTTTGGTTTTACAAGAAACAACAACGCGACAATCAACAAAAGTTTGATGAAGTATTGCAAAAGTTAGCTACGGAAGCTTCACCAACAAAAACCATAGAAACTTCTGGTAAATATCAAATTTCCGATGAAAAAATTACCAAAATCTTAGAAGGCTTGGAAAAGTTTGAGAAGTCGGAAACGTTTTTACAACAAAATACGAGTTTGGTGACGGTTGCCAAAAAACTCAATACAAATACAACCTATTTATCGCAAATTGTAAACGAGCAGAAAGGCGTCAGTTTCAAAAATTACATTACTAAATTACGCATCAATTATGTATTACATCGACTCAAAAACGACAAAGTTTTACGTTCATACAGCATTAAAGCCATTGCCAAGGAATTGGGTTTTAAAAGTGAAGGCGCATTTTCAAGAGCTTTCAAAAAACAAACAGGCATTTATCCATCATTTTTTATCAAAAACCTCACGTCTATTTTATAA
- a CDS encoding LytTR family DNA-binding domain-containing protein has translation MKALIIEDEDIASRRLRNLIEELAPDCEILAQLSSVESGYKWFQSNDLPDLIFLDIQLNDGYGFDIIDKLEKHPPIIFTTAYNEYAIRGFKYNGLDYLLKPIDKSELKKALNKYTETIDNRQQSTDIDKLRHLFTKEYKRRFMVKVGNQFKTYKVEDIAYFMADEGVIFLYTNVGQKCPIEYTIDQLEEILDPIHFFRINRKYMVSVNSVQEIHSYFNSRLLLKLTPSQEEQIIVSRERTTNFKKWLDM, from the coding sequence ATGAAAGCACTTATTATAGAAGACGAAGATATTGCTTCCAGAAGATTGCGAAATTTAATAGAAGAATTGGCACCTGATTGTGAAATTTTGGCACAACTTTCTTCGGTAGAAAGTGGTTACAAATGGTTTCAATCGAACGATTTGCCCGATTTGATTTTTTTAGACATTCAATTGAATGATGGATATGGTTTTGATATTATTGACAAACTCGAAAAACATCCGCCCATCATTTTTACAACGGCGTATAACGAATATGCCATTCGCGGATTTAAGTACAACGGATTGGATTATTTGTTGAAGCCGATTGACAAATCAGAACTTAAAAAAGCATTGAATAAATACACAGAAACGATAGACAATCGACAGCAATCTACCGATATTGACAAACTACGTCATTTATTCACAAAAGAATACAAACGTCGTTTTATGGTGAAAGTTGGGAATCAATTCAAAACCTATAAAGTAGAAGATATCGCATATTTTATGGCGGATGAAGGCGTGATTTTTCTCTACACAAATGTCGGTCAAAAATGTCCTATTGAATATACCATTGATCAATTGGAAGAAATTCTCGATCCGATTCACTTTTTTCGTATCAACCGAAAATACATGGTTTCGGTGAATTCGGTACAGGAAATTCACAGTTACTTTAACAGCAGATTGTTGTTAAAGTTGACTCCATCACAAGAAGAACAAATTATCGTTTCTCGCGAGCGCACGACCAATTTTAAGAAGTGGTTGGATATGTAA
- a CDS encoding sensor histidine kinase, translating into MRYFSHKYLLIFEFTSTKEMIKKAYLKKLLFRFVVITVVFLLVKLTIDHDEMDEPVVDYTAIFYYFSAFTLFMLTWEVNDWLMRREKKSLVIASVTVSSSIRILLTTMAIVLPVAAIIYYVGIFEIDGICDLPTDKSWLRFRIDFFRAALLTGSLTIFNQFYRTTQEKKEIESSLQLLKKEMMTSKYNSLKSQISPHFLFNSLNTLTSLMYEDRDLASDFVARLASCYRYILDNRESDLVSLEKEMQFLDSFIFMMKVRHDGAIAIHTKIDTKPHKFVIPTLSIQMLVENALKHNYYSKEHPITIDIFTKDEVLIVQNNIRKRSDSQESTQLGLANIKKRYAFYTKKEVLIEETETQFKVVMPLLSSDLIQEQKETLQTVHA; encoded by the coding sequence ATGCGATATTTTAGCCATAAATATCTCCTTATATTTGAGTTTACAAGTACAAAAGAAATGATCAAAAAGGCGTATTTAAAAAAATTACTCTTCCGATTCGTTGTTATCACGGTGGTTTTTCTGTTGGTAAAACTCACGATTGATCATGATGAAATGGACGAACCTGTGGTAGATTATACCGCTATTTTTTATTATTTCTCCGCCTTTACCTTGTTTATGCTTACCTGGGAAGTGAACGATTGGTTGATGCGTCGTGAAAAGAAATCATTGGTCATCGCGAGCGTAACGGTTTCAAGTAGCATTCGAATTTTATTGACAACAATGGCGATTGTGTTGCCTGTTGCCGCTATTATTTATTATGTGGGAATTTTTGAAATAGACGGTATTTGCGATTTACCAACAGATAAATCGTGGTTGCGTTTTCGAATTGACTTTTTTCGCGCTGCATTGTTAACAGGTTCATTGACCATTTTTAATCAGTTTTATAGAACCACACAAGAAAAGAAGGAAATTGAAAGTTCCTTGCAATTGTTGAAAAAGGAAATGATGACTTCGAAATACAATTCTTTAAAAAGTCAAATAAGTCCACATTTTTTGTTTAATAGTTTAAACACATTGACCTCGCTTATGTATGAAGATCGCGATTTGGCGTCGGATTTTGTAGCGCGTTTGGCGAGTTGTTATCGGTATATTTTGGACAATAGAGAAAGTGACTTAGTGAGTTTGGAGAAAGAAATGCAGTTTTTAGACTCGTTTATTTTTATGATGAAAGTACGTCATGATGGTGCGATTGCCATTCACACAAAAATTGATACAAAGCCACATAAATTTGTCATTCCAACCTTGTCCATTCAAATGTTGGTGGAAAATGCGTTGAAGCATAATTACTATTCAAAAGAACATCCGATTACCATTGATATTTTTACAAAAGATGAGGTGTTAATCGTTCAAAACAACATCAGAAAACGTTCCGATTCGCAAGAATCTACACAATTAGGTTTGGCAAATATTAAAAAGCGATATGCGTTTTACACGAAAAAAGAAGTGTTAATCGAAGAAACTGAAACACAATTTAAAGTCGTGATGCCATTACTTTCTAGCGATTTGATTCAAGAACAAAAAGAAACTTTACAAACTGTACACGCATGA
- a CDS encoding TonB-dependent receptor, with the protein MNKLTVLFVLCCSFCMAQTGIIKGRILDKQSETPLPGATIELLNTESPVGVTTDMNGYYTIENVPVGRQIIRVSYIGFESITIPNVVVTTGKDAVVNVSLEEVFDQLDAVVLDTPTNKDRTINKLATVSARQFSLEEVNRFSGGRSDVGRLAANFAGVSAPDDSRNDIVIRGNSPTGLLWRLEGIPIPSPNHYSTLGTTGGPVSALNTNMLRNSDFLTSAFPAEYGNALGGVFDLGFRKGNIDNYEYTAQVGAFTGVEAMAEGPLGNKQGSFLVAARYSLVGLLGVGAGGTSATPNYSDISFNIDFGTGKFGNLSVFGILGNSDIEFLGDDIDEDDLFSAEDENAFVESGFGVIGLNHRLNIGSKSYLKTIASVSTSTNTFESDRFINKDTPQERIIRYTEADDTQSRFTFSTLFNSKLSNKITLRTGVLYENFNIESVLRDREEQPDNNNDGDPDLFTFRDTDERFGLWQPYIQGQFRLTKKLTLNAGLHAQYTNLNYQFVLEPRTALSYKIAPKHSLNFGFGIHHQQAPLPLLFLNEEINGELVQSNIELDFTRSAHYVLGYDVRIAKGWRGKVEVYYQDIDNAAVEAFPSSYSSLTEGTDFVFDNDRVSLTNDGTGYNQGLEITVEKFFSDGYYGLLTTSLFESKYEGSDGIERNTPFNNGYVFNLLAGREFAIGREKQNVLFFDTRVTFAGGRYFTPVDLEASQQAGYEVLQEDIAFSQQYDDYFRWDLKFGIKINSTKKKLSHQFYVDFQNVTNQENVFVRRYNRLTNNVDQVNQIGFFPDVGYRLQF; encoded by the coding sequence ATGAATAAATTAACCGTACTTTTTGTGCTTTGCTGTTCGTTTTGTATGGCACAAACCGGAATTATTAAAGGTAGAATTTTAGACAAACAATCCGAAACTCCACTTCCTGGCGCAACGATTGAATTATTAAATACTGAAAGTCCTGTTGGTGTTACTACGGACATGAATGGGTATTATACTATTGAAAATGTGCCCGTGGGACGACAAATCATTCGCGTAAGCTATATTGGTTTTGAGTCGATTACCATTCCGAATGTGGTGGTGACGACTGGAAAAGACGCTGTTGTCAACGTAAGTTTAGAAGAAGTTTTTGATCAGTTGGATGCGGTCGTTTTAGACACTCCAACCAATAAAGATCGCACCATTAATAAACTCGCTACGGTTTCTGCGCGACAGTTCAGTTTGGAAGAAGTAAACCGTTTTTCGGGCGGACGAAGCGATGTTGGGCGTTTGGCAGCCAATTTTGCAGGCGTTTCTGCACCAGACGATAGTAGAAATGATATTGTAATTCGTGGTAACTCGCCCACAGGATTGTTATGGCGTTTGGAAGGCATTCCCATTCCGAGTCCCAACCACTACTCTACGTTAGGAACTACGGGCGGACCTGTTTCTGCACTGAACACAAACATGTTACGAAACTCAGATTTCCTCACCTCAGCCTTTCCTGCGGAATATGGAAACGCACTTGGTGGTGTGTTTGATTTAGGCTTCCGAAAAGGAAATATTGACAATTATGAATATACCGCACAAGTAGGTGCCTTTACAGGAGTGGAAGCCATGGCAGAAGGTCCGCTAGGAAACAAACAAGGTTCATTTTTAGTCGCGGCGCGTTATTCATTGGTCGGTTTGTTGGGTGTTGGTGCTGGTGGAACTTCCGCTACGCCAAATTATAGTGATATTTCATTCAATATAGATTTTGGTACTGGGAAATTTGGAAATTTAAGTGTATTTGGAATTCTTGGAAACTCTGATATTGAATTTCTGGGTGATGATATTGATGAAGACGACTTGTTTTCTGCGGAAGATGAAAATGCTTTTGTAGAATCTGGTTTTGGTGTGATTGGATTGAATCACCGATTGAATATTGGTAGTAAAAGTTATTTGAAAACCATTGCTTCCGTGTCTACCTCTACCAATACGTTTGAATCGGATCGTTTTATTAATAAAGATACGCCGCAAGAACGCATCATTCGGTATACAGAAGCAGATGACACGCAGAGTAGATTTACTTTTTCCACACTTTTTAATTCTAAATTAAGTAATAAAATTACCTTGAGAACAGGAGTTTTGTATGAGAATTTCAACATAGAATCCGTATTGCGTGATCGTGAAGAACAGCCTGACAACAACAACGACGGCGATCCAGATTTGTTTACATTCCGTGATACCGATGAGCGTTTCGGTTTATGGCAACCGTATATTCAAGGACAATTTCGACTTACCAAAAAGTTAACCTTAAACGCTGGTTTGCATGCACAATACACCAACTTAAACTACCAGTTTGTGTTGGAGCCAAGAACTGCATTAAGTTATAAAATAGCGCCCAAACACAGTTTAAACTTCGGTTTCGGAATTCATCATCAGCAAGCGCCGTTGCCATTATTATTTTTGAATGAAGAGATTAATGGCGAACTCGTACAATCGAATATTGAGTTGGATTTTACCCGAAGTGCGCATTATGTGTTGGGCTATGATGTGCGAATTGCCAAAGGTTGGCGTGGAAAAGTGGAAGTGTATTACCAAGATATTGACAATGCAGCTGTTGAAGCATTTCCGTCGAGTTATTCTTCGTTGACCGAAGGAACCGATTTTGTGTTTGACAATGATCGTGTGTCGTTGACCAATGATGGAACCGGATACAATCAAGGATTGGAAATTACAGTTGAAAAATTCTTTAGTGATGGGTATTACGGTTTGTTGACTACTTCGCTGTTTGAAAGTAAATATGAAGGAAGCGACGGTATTGAACGCAACACGCCTTTTAACAACGGTTATGTATTTAATTTGTTGGCAGGACGTGAATTTGCGATTGGTCGCGAAAAGCAAAATGTATTGTTCTTTGATACGCGTGTTACGTTTGCTGGTGGACGTTATTTTACACCTGTTGATTTGGAGGCGTCACAACAAGCTGGTTATGAAGTGTTGCAAGAAGACATTGCGTTCAGTCAACAATATGACGATTATTTTCGTTGGGATTTAAAATTTGGAATCAAAATTAACAGTACCAAGAAAAAATTGTCACATCAATTTTACGTAGACTTTCAAAACGTGACCAATCAGGAGAATGTTTTTGTGCGTCGTTACAATCGTTTGACCAATAATGTAGATCAAGTGAATCAAATTGGATTTTTCCCAGATGTTGGGTATAGATTACAGTTTTAA
- a CDS encoding DUF1569 domain-containing protein, translating into MKRRIILGILAVIIFLFIFINVRMNQSDPNVLLPQLVEIEQYVAFRNSRNPAISKADVAWHLDHVLKTINRITEVLENSDPKVYEGSFNFTKMASLTAGFIPRGKVQSPPSVRPPAIIVTDDILKQLTESRKNIEKLKTLEATTNFNHPMFGMLNKAQTIRFLEVHTNHHLKIISDILRQ; encoded by the coding sequence ATGAAAAGACGCATTATTTTAGGAATTCTCGCTGTTATTATTTTTTTATTCATCTTTATCAATGTCCGAATGAACCAATCTGATCCCAATGTATTATTACCACAACTTGTAGAAATTGAGCAATATGTAGCATTTCGCAATAGCAGAAATCCAGCAATTTCCAAAGCTGATGTTGCTTGGCATTTGGATCATGTGTTGAAAACCATCAACAGAATTACAGAAGTTTTAGAAAATTCTGATCCGAAAGTGTATGAAGGTTCGTTTAATTTCACCAAAATGGCTTCACTTACCGCAGGATTCATCCCGAGAGGAAAAGTACAATCGCCACCAAGTGTACGTCCGCCAGCCATAATTGTTACAGATGACATTTTAAAGCAATTAACCGAATCGCGAAAAAACATAGAAAAATTAAAGACTTTAGAAGCTACTACAAACTTCAATCATCCCATGTTTGGCATGTTGAACAAGGCGCAAACCATTCGGTTTTTGGAAGTACACACCAACCATCACTTAAAAATCATTTCTGACATTTTGAGACAATAA
- a CDS encoding helix-turn-helix transcriptional regulator yields MNFRCYFSFLFCICFVGTLFSQERDSLATYSYGELNKLFSTFRYNDPKTAKLYADATLKKAIAEKNTTEEYNAYILQSKSFGYLGNLPEALTLADKCVAYAEEQQDIVFYVKAIKRKGTLYYNFGKYNEAITYYLKVDSIARITENKDYQVYANQSIASVKTVLGDHKNAAKLFSVNETILEPLKDDALYSSRYLSTIIGLCSSYTYFNIPKSEKYLSIIKEISTKSGDKDALSYYYSLKGIISYLKKEPEAAINTLHIADSLVTELGRKRNLFPIYRFQGKAYYDTGQFEKTIDVYEKIKTLRKDIKFDHFKYQEVIATLALSYDTINNIEKAIENFTLAQELVKANDTIKQAINYEIINKYDNKILQDKIDQLVIRSQKKEQQNTSLVYLSIGLVMLLIVLFIIYQKNKTNNRKKFETLVQKLEQVEEEASKKTSFKTTKEKKVPDEKITQILNSLQKFEDTHAYLHKNTSLTSVAKKLHTNTSYLSKTINTYKEQSFKNYITELRINYALQKLKNDRQFRSYSIKGISEELGFKSEGSFSRAFKAQTGIYPSYFIKNITANS; encoded by the coding sequence ATGAATTTTCGTTGTTATTTTAGTTTCTTGTTCTGTATATGTTTTGTTGGAACGTTGTTTTCGCAAGAGCGAGATTCGTTAGCTACGTATTCTTATGGAGAATTAAATAAACTTTTTTCTACGTTCAGATATAATGATCCTAAAACTGCAAAGTTATATGCAGATGCTACACTTAAAAAAGCAATTGCTGAAAAAAATACTACAGAGGAATACAATGCATACATACTTCAATCAAAATCTTTTGGATATTTAGGGAATTTACCTGAAGCACTAACACTTGCCGATAAATGTGTTGCATACGCAGAAGAACAGCAGGATATTGTTTTTTATGTAAAAGCGATTAAACGAAAAGGAACATTATATTACAATTTTGGAAAATACAATGAAGCTATTACCTATTATTTAAAGGTTGACTCTATTGCGCGAATTACAGAGAATAAAGACTATCAAGTATATGCAAATCAAAGCATTGCCTCGGTAAAGACTGTACTTGGCGATCATAAAAATGCTGCAAAGTTATTTTCGGTCAATGAAACGATATTAGAGCCTTTGAAAGACGATGCTCTGTACAGCTCAAGATATCTTAGCACCATTATTGGATTATGCTCTTCATATACATATTTCAATATTCCTAAGTCAGAAAAATATCTTTCAATAATCAAAGAGATCAGCACAAAATCTGGAGATAAAGATGCATTATCATACTATTATTCACTTAAAGGAATAATTTCTTATTTGAAGAAGGAGCCTGAAGCTGCCATCAACACATTACACATTGCTGATAGTTTAGTTACCGAACTTGGAAGAAAGAGAAACTTATTTCCCATATATCGTTTTCAAGGAAAAGCCTATTATGATACTGGACAGTTTGAAAAAACAATAGATGTATATGAAAAAATCAAAACGTTACGAAAAGACATTAAGTTTGATCATTTCAAATATCAGGAAGTTATTGCAACATTAGCACTTAGTTATGACACGATTAATAATATAGAAAAGGCTATTGAAAACTTTACACTTGCGCAAGAGTTGGTAAAAGCAAATGATACGATTAAGCAAGCTATTAATTATGAAATCATCAATAAGTATGATAATAAAATTTTACAAGATAAGATTGATCAACTCGTCATTAGAAGCCAAAAAAAGGAACAACAGAATACTTCTTTAGTATATCTGAGTATTGGTTTAGTGATGTTACTTATCGTACTTTTTATAATTTATCAAAAAAATAAAACCAATAATCGCAAGAAATTTGAAACACTTGTTCAAAAATTAGAACAGGTTGAAGAAGAAGCAAGCAAAAAAACAAGCTTCAAAACAACGAAAGAAAAGAAAGTTCCAGACGAGAAGATAACACAAATTCTCAATAGCTTACAAAAGTTTGAAGATACACATGCATACTTGCATAAAAATACGAGTTTGACTTCCGTTGCTAAAAAACTGCATACAAATACTTCATATTTATCCAAAACAATTAATACGTATAAAGAGCAATCTTTTAAAAATTATATTACCGAATTGAGAATCAACTACGCATTGCAAAAACTAAAAAACGATCGACAATTTCGTTCGTATAGCATCAAAGGAATTTCGGAAGAATTAGGCTTTAAAAGTGAAGGTTCGTTCTCCAGAGCTTTCAAAGCACAAACAGGTATTTATCCTTCTTATTTTATTAAAAATATAACCGCTAATTCATAA